From the genome of Hymenobacter cellulosilyticus, one region includes:
- a CDS encoding DUF1571 domain-containing protein, translating to MTSIFRLPAVALLLLAALAAAPAPADKLTTEQLLSRLSGSIESLKTLRCTVQARERLEGNKYQTARSTMKIAFSPLKVYVRNQKGVEVLWVTGQNNGDAWVNPNAFPYVTLNLDPNGSVMRRNQHHTVLNAGFGTIADLIKGSTMRQDHAYERSFRYTGDSVVAGRACHVLRSDFPQFRYVTYKPAKAESISRIAERFGCGEYRIMERNGLSVEETVPAGKVLQVPNSYGRRTIVCVDQKTFLPTMVQVHDDKGLFEKFEFSEVVANQPIPAAEFAKDYKGYKF from the coding sequence ATGACTTCTATTTTCCGGCTCCCGGCGGTGGCGCTGCTGCTGCTGGCGGCCCTGGCGGCAGCTCCGGCTCCGGCCGATAAGCTTACCACCGAGCAGCTGCTTTCCCGTCTGTCTGGCTCTATTGAATCCCTGAAAACCCTGCGCTGCACCGTGCAGGCCCGGGAGCGGCTGGAGGGCAATAAGTACCAGACCGCCCGCTCCACGATGAAAATTGCCTTCAGCCCGCTGAAAGTGTACGTACGCAACCAGAAAGGCGTGGAAGTGCTGTGGGTCACGGGGCAGAACAACGGCGACGCCTGGGTTAATCCCAACGCCTTCCCTTACGTAACGCTCAACCTGGACCCCAATGGCTCGGTGATGCGCCGCAACCAGCATCACACGGTGCTCAACGCAGGCTTTGGTACCATTGCCGACCTGATTAAGGGCTCCACTATGCGCCAGGACCACGCCTACGAGCGCAGCTTCCGCTACACCGGCGACTCGGTGGTGGCCGGCCGGGCCTGCCACGTGCTGCGCTCCGATTTCCCGCAGTTTCGCTACGTGACATACAAGCCGGCCAAGGCCGAGTCTATTTCCCGCATTGCCGAGCGGTTTGGCTGCGGCGAATACCGCATTATGGAGCGCAACGGCCTATCAGTCGAGGAAACGGTGCCGGCCGGCAAGGTTCTGCAGGTGCCCAATAGCTACGGCCGCCGCACCATCGTTTGCGTCGACCAGAAAACGTTTCTGCCCACTATGGTGCAGGTGCACGACGACAAGGGCCTGTTTGAGAAGTTCGAGTTTTCGGAAGTTGTAGCCAATCAGCCCATTCCGGCCGCCGAGTTTGCCAAGGACTACAAAGGCTATAAATTCTAA
- a CDS encoding amidohydrolase family protein, which produces MKQRGVALCPTVAAGDAISQYQGWKKGQGAEPERIQQKRLSVQAARKSGVQLAVGGDVGVFRHGENSREAELLVQEYGFSPLEVLQGQTSGNARIFHLLDRGRIQPGLLADLVAVEGDPTQQITALRQVRLVVKGGVVYKE; this is translated from the coding sequence ATGAAGCAGCGCGGCGTAGCCCTATGCCCCACCGTGGCCGCTGGCGACGCCATTTCCCAGTACCAGGGCTGGAAAAAAGGCCAGGGCGCCGAGCCTGAGCGAATTCAGCAGAAACGGCTGAGCGTGCAAGCCGCCCGCAAAAGCGGGGTGCAGCTGGCCGTGGGCGGCGATGTGGGCGTATTTCGGCACGGCGAAAACAGCCGCGAAGCCGAGCTGCTAGTGCAGGAATACGGGTTTAGCCCATTGGAAGTGCTCCAGGGCCAGACCAGCGGCAACGCCCGCATCTTCCACCTGCTCGACCGGGGCCGCATCCAGCCCGGCCTGCTGGCCGACCTAGTAGCGGTGGAAGGCGACCCGACCCAGCAGATTACCGCGCTGCGGCAGGTGCGGCTGGTGGTGAAAGGCGGCGTAGTGTACAAGGAGTAG
- a CDS encoding NAD(P)H-binding protein produces the protein MTATASSSPVLPSIAVLGCGWLGLPLAKSLVQAGYPVVGSTTTPKQLLTLRDAGITPYLLQLGPDFSATDADTLRAMLTGTEVLVLNIPPSKAGPGGYPALLRPVGSAVAAAGVRHVLFVSSTSVYPDEPRPMTEADAVASAEASSDLLRAEGQFTSANGQWQTTVVRLSGLIGPDRPPGRFLAGRQNVPNGDAPVNLIHLDDCIGLLISIIQQNIWAIPSMPAPLSTSPAGSSMRPPPSSWAWPLRFLERIRAGQNHRQQPDPPHPAL, from the coding sequence ATGACTGCCACTGCCTCCTCCTCTCCTGTTCTTCCTTCCATTGCGGTGCTCGGCTGCGGCTGGCTGGGTTTGCCCTTGGCCAAAAGCCTGGTGCAGGCCGGCTACCCCGTGGTGGGCTCAACCACTACGCCCAAGCAGCTGCTCACCCTGCGCGACGCGGGCATCACGCCCTACCTGCTCCAGCTGGGCCCCGATTTCAGTGCCACCGACGCCGACACGCTCCGGGCCATGCTGACTGGCACTGAGGTGCTGGTACTCAATATTCCGCCCAGCAAAGCCGGGCCGGGTGGCTATCCGGCCCTGCTGCGCCCAGTAGGCAGCGCCGTGGCCGCCGCCGGCGTCCGGCACGTGCTGTTCGTAAGCTCCACGAGCGTATACCCCGACGAGCCCCGGCCCATGACCGAAGCTGACGCCGTGGCTTCAGCCGAGGCCTCTTCCGACCTGCTGCGGGCGGAAGGGCAGTTTACCTCGGCTAACGGGCAGTGGCAAACTACAGTAGTGCGCCTGAGCGGCCTGATTGGTCCGGACCGTCCGCCGGGCCGCTTTCTGGCGGGTCGCCAGAACGTGCCCAACGGCGACGCCCCGGTCAACCTGATTCACCTCGACGACTGTATCGGGCTACTTATCAGTATTATCCAGCAGAATATCTGGGCCATACCTTCAATGCCAGCGCCGCTCAGCACCTCTCCCGCCGGGAGTTCTATGAGGCCGCCACCCAGCAGCTGGGCCTGGCCGCTCCGGTTTTTGGAGCGAATTCGGGCGGGGCAAAACCATCGACAGCAGCCTGATCCGCCGCACCCTGCACTATGA